In Rhizoctonia solani chromosome 6, complete sequence, the sequence AGTTTTGCGTATCAAGAGGCAAATCTACACAACACTTACGGTAGGGCTGAATCCCACCGATGGTATTCACAGTTCCGGCGGGAACGTGGCTGAATTTATAAGTAACGTCCTGTGTCCCACCGTTGCGAACTACCAAGGTGTGTGTGCCTTGAAAATACGCCGTATCGTTCAATAATATTTCGGCAGGCAATAAACTTCCGGTATTTTTAATTGCGTTATATACGTTCAGCAGTCCAGCACCCTGCTGACCCGTAGTTGGCGCCAAAGAGGCGTTGACAATCCGCATCACGGGCATAGCAGTGTTTTGGAATATTGCTCGAGCAGCCTGCGCAGTCGTTGGACTCTCCCCTCGAACCTGCAGTAGAAGTGCGGCAGCGCCAGCTACAAACGGAGATGCCATCGAGGTACCAGAAGCAAGTGCCCAAGATCCCATCCTAACCGGCCAAGTGGAAGGAATACTGTCTCCAGGAGCAGCAATTGCAGGTTTCAAGTACATGTCATACGAAGGGCCGTAGCTGCTAAATGGTGATACGAGACCGCCCGTCGGATTTGAAATGATATAAGACGCGTTGGGGAACGATATGGTGAGGTTTTGAGGTATTGCTTGCTGTATCAGGAAAATACCATCGGCTTGACTGATGAGCGCGCCAGGATAGGGACCAGTCGAAATGGGAATTAATGGTTGGTCTATGTTGTCGTATACCAAGAAGTACCTCCCACCCCTGGCCGCAGTATTGTTGACCTTGGTGAGGAACGGGCAAGTACCGCGACGAATAACCACAAGACGATTTGATAGATCAGGTGTGTTGGAAGGAAGAGGTTCGCATGCATCAGCTGTAATATTGACATCGGAGGAAGTAGCATAAAGTTGAAGCCCGCTCGGAATATTAAGCGCGTCAAAAGATTGGTAGGGAATGTTACGTCCATCGGAGACTGTCGCGTTCTGCTGGTAAAGTATGACACTGTACAACACAGTTAGCGAACCTCTTGGAAGATTTAGATAAGCCTCACTTGTCAACGGAACCAACAGAAATAACATCAACCCCAGTAGCTGGAGTGGAGGCATACCAAGCGCCGTACTCCCCGTCATTGCCTGTGGCAATTGTAACAATACGGCCCTCGCGTGCAATTCGACTGGCGACAACACTAACAAGAGACTCGGCCCAGCCATTAGATTCGCCAAGGGAAAGGTTGATAACATCATTTCCGTCGGCATGGGCACGAAGAAGAGCGGCTATCACAATATCGTCTGGAGTCGAGCCGTCGCAACCGAGAACGCGGTAAGCGTTAATCTCAGACTGGTGGGCAACACCTGAAATATTGAATGGGTTATTCGGATTGGCGCCAATGATACCTGCAACGTGGGTGCCGTGTCCGTTGCACTGGTCGAGGGGCTGCAAGCACTACTCGTTATTTTCCGTAGAGAAGAGTGGAGCATGACTCTTACATCGGGGTCAGGCATAGGAATCGAATCTTGGAGGCCAGTGTAAGCATCCCCAACAAAGTCGTATCCTCCTATGACCTTGTTGCCAGGACCCATTGCGCCGCCAAGGTAGGGGTGTGTATAGTCGATCCCGCTGTCAATAATGCCAATTTTAATTCCCTGTCCGAAGtatccctcagcatgaagtTTGTCGACGCCCGTCATGACATGGGTTGAAAATGGCTCATTGAACGCCGTTCCATTTGGAGTCACCTGCATCACTTGCTGAAAAACAGGCTTGGGAGCTCGATGTAGGTATATAGGCGTAATAGATTCCACGCTCGTTGCGCCTGCAAGCTTGGGAAGGTCGGCATCGCTGGCAAGCTTAATGGCGGCTCCGGTCAGGATATTGCCCGAATATTCTCTTGTAACCTCCCAGGTAGCACCACGGCGCCTAAGGTCATGGTGGAGTTCCTCATGAGGCGACGCGAACCCACGCTTAAGATGGTTGTCCCTGAAAAGCTCAACGATATAGGACTGTGGTTGTCAAAAGTTGAGGGACTTGGTCACCCGGTAATAAATATAGGGTCCACATACATTTAGGACTGTTCGACTGTTCGGTGAGCGGTTGATTGATGTCATATCAACCGCTGCTGAAACAAGCCTGGCGGCCACTATACATGGGACAATAAACTTCATGTCAACGAAGGAACTGTCCAGCTCACAGAATACACCGAAGTTCAAAACGATGCTATATAAATTGGTAAACACGTGCTGAAACACCCACCGATCGATGAGACCCCTCACTCCAGCTGCGTCACAAGACCCAACTGCGGACCTGAGCTTTTAGCCACTACACCGCCCTATGAGAGATTCCGCCTTGGCAGTCTGCCTTGTTCGTATCGTCACATCCAAATACAACATAGCCATATGGGTTCGGGGATAGCCGCCTACCCGAATGCATATCCACCCAAGATAAATTAACAAGACGAACCAACAGCTTTCGTCTACGAGCCTGACACCGTTGCTGACTGATTTCAATATGTTGGCGTCATCGATCGTACTTTATAAACTAGATTCGGCGATCCTATAGACTTCGACTGCCTTGGAGTTAATCGACTATACAAATACACGTGAAAAGTGTGGAGTTTGTGCGTGAGCGACTGGAGCTCTCCACAGTATTATGGTCTACAGCGCAGCTGTTAGGATTGGCGATTTACCGATCGCAAAGGCATGGCTATTCCCCAACACGCAGGCTCCGGTGCCAATCACCCAAGGCAATGCCACTGATCAATATGAGGTAACAATTCAATCGCGGCGGTGTCAGTCTGTATCCCATCGCTAACAACTATGTACCAATTGTGTTTTTAACATTCAAGCAAACTCTATAGAATTTACAAGCATAGGAATTTTTATTATGGCTCAGATATTTGGTCTCTTTGTCCGCGCTTCAAACGTTGCGAGGCGTTCTCGACCTCCTTCTGCCAAGACGTTCGGGACACTGCATATACCGATGCGCTTGCAGCATAGAAAATCGCTGCTGTGATTCTAATCCATAGGCCTTGCAATTCCAGGCCTTTCCAGAAGGCCAAATATAAACCGAGAGGAATACCTGAAACGTACGTACAATTCCAGATCAGAAAATAAATCATTCTCTATCTTGCGCTGTAACCACACACTCACCAATGCAGTAATAAGCCGTGATATTGACCATGGCGCCCAACCCCAGCCTGCCAGTGGCTCTCAGGACTCCATCTGTGACCGCTGTGACCCCGTCAACAATCTAGAACAATTTTCCTGTGAGCATTTGACGGATTCCGGATATACATGGTATGGTTGCCTGAAACATGGCAAGCAACGGTAAGACCTTGGTCACAAGTTTTGCGACCTCCACATCTTTGTTGAACATGTAAGACCATGATCCACGAAGCACCATGATGATAGTGCTGTATCAATTTCTCGGTGAGATTCACGAAGAGCGATAGGAACGGCGTGTACCTCATGGTCAAAGCGGTAATAATTGACAGACCAATCCCAGTTTCAGCTGCCACTTTTGCTTTGCGGCTATCGCCGGAGCCTAGCAGGTTTCCCACTCGGACCGCAACCGACACTCCAAGTGAATAAGGGGTCTGGAACGCAACGCTTGCTGATACGAGCAACACACTTTGCGCGGCGAGCGAAGTTGCCCCGAACCTGACGAAAGACATCAATGCCACCACTGCTCAAATTCGATTCCGCCGCGACAATATTTACCTCGAAGACATCAAGCCAAGAAATTCCCAGCTCCACCACTCAGTCGCGATTTGTCCGGTTCCAGAGAGTCCCAGACTGTAAAGTGTGCCTAAGCCCCTGAAGGATTGTCTCCCAATAGGGTGCCAAGCCTTTTTTGGTACAAAAACGCAAGCATACCCAACATAGATGGCGGCGGACAGAGTGAAGGATATAGAGCTGGCAATAGGGGCACCAATAAATCTAGGATAATTGTTCAGCACTCGCTACCAATATGCATGCCTACGTCAGGACACACTCACCCCAATCGAAATGCTGGCGGTCCCCAGACTAGGAGCCAGTTAAGAAACAAGTTGGCCGGAGCAATAAAAACCATAACAATTGTTTGCGCATGCATAATTCCCTGTGCCTGGAGGTAGCGCCTGGAAAAGGTCGTTAGGTGTTATATATTCAGAAAGAGTTGATGTGCTTACCTTGTTACCACACCGATAATAAGGCCCGGAAGAGTCAACGTAAACCATCCAAGATACAGTCCAGCCAGATGAGCTATCTTTTCTTCTTGGCCCAAACGCAATAGGATGTTTTCGGC encodes:
- a CDS encoding pyrolysin, with translation MKFIVPCIVAARLVSAAVDMTSINRSPNSRTVLNSYIVELFRDNHLKRGFASPHEELHHDLRRRGATWEVTREYSGNILTGAAIKLASDADLPKLAGATSVESITPIYLHRAPKPVFQQVMQVTPNGTAFNEPFSTHVMTGVDKLHAEGYFGQGIKIGIIDSGIDYTHPYLGGAMGPGNKVIGGYDFVGDAYTGLQDSIPMPDPDPLDQCNGHGTHVAGIIGANPNNPFNISGVAHQSEINAYRVLGCDGSTPDDIVIAALLRAHADGNDVINLSLGESNGWAESLVSVVASRIAREGRIVTIATGNDGEYGAWYASTPATGVDVISVGSVDNVILYQQNATVSDGRNIPYQSFDALNIPSGLQLYATSSDVNITADACEPLPSNTPDLSNRLVVIRRGTCPFLTKVNNTAARGGRYFLVYDNIDQPLIPISTGPYPGALISQADGIFLIQQAIPQNLTISFPNASYIISNPTGGLVSPFSSYGPSYDMYLKPAIAAPGDSIPSTWPVRMGSWALASGTSMASPFVAGAAALLLQVRGESPTTAQAARAIFQNTAMPVMRIVNASLAPTTGQQGAGLLNVYNAIKNTGSLLPAEILLNDTAYFQGTHTLVVRNGGTQDVTYKFSHVPAGTVNTIGGIQPYLGPLGLIDSSAVATIEPAEVIVPAGSSASINVTLSLPTALDKTQFPVYSGYIRATGSDNSTLQSTYIGAAAALKDMKIIDNTNAYFGDVQIPVVVSALGDPVPSNGSAVFTMSASDYPIVIGRLVAGSALIQFDLIDSQQSLTANQRRAKYGGEKHPIDLRAPLYKRSTWGWLFTNRFQTTGSFAAVSTLGTLFQERYTPRNNGAATAEEGGYYAIPINQYANGTTIPDGSYRILFRALKITGNPELEEDYETWTSPTIIVRRN